Within Marinomonas mediterranea MMB-1, the genomic segment TTTTACGGGCAGTAGGAATAGTCTTCTTGTTTAGCAACCTATGCATTGTTTGGGAAAGTATAATCGAACGACATGCTAGTCAGTTGGACGGCGAGACATATACTATTCTGTGTGTATTGTTCAGTTTTCCAAGCGTATATGCATTGTGGCGTCTATCCTCAACTCTCGAATCAACGATCGAGGAATTTAGGCTAGCAAACTTTATCGAATTGTGGGGAATGACTACCCTTCTTTTTCTACACCTTACTAGCTTCTTCTGCCTTATCTTTGTCTCCAAGTTACTGTTAATGGCGATCCCACATGGCGTGATCCTGACAAATGGGGTGCTTTTTATCGGCTATTTAGCTTGTCTCTTGTATCGATATTTTTGTAAGAACTCCCTATCAATTAGCATTCGACTAACAGACTTAATTTTGGTCAGTTTGTTGCTTTCAAAAGGTATCGGTTTGGTATTTGAATTTAGTGCGGGAGGGTATCTGATCAGGGAGACGCTGTTTTTATGTTTCATCTACCTCGTTCCAGCGCTTATGCTCTCTGTTCGGATATTCCTATTCCGTCGCCCTCTATTCCGACGCTAAGGAACTAAAATAATAAAGGATTATATATGGAAAATATTAACAGGTTGTTTTCGACAGCCACATTTTTATATGGCATTCACAAAGACAAATCGGTTGCAGAAGAGACGTACCGGAAGTTATATCCAGTATTAGTATCTACCATCCGTCGGCAAGGAAGAGATTCACAGCAAGCAAAAGATCTTTTATCTTTGATGGGAAGCCTGCCTTCGTATGGTGTACAGAGGCGGAATTTTAAACGGCGCTACATAGACAATGTATCAGGCTGGAAAAAGCTTCCGGAAGACCCCAAAAATTTCCCCTATGGGTATTGGTACTAAAGAAAGTTAGAGGAATTTAGGACCAGATGAAGAATAACGTCTAATTTTTCATCTTGCCTCCCATTAGCCCTTCCAACCTACAACACTCGCCCCACGATGACCTAACTATGTAGGTCGGATAAGGAGCTTGCGACGCCATCCGACATCACTCGATGTCTCAATAATCGACGCAACTAGAGTCTATACTCCACACCAGTTTTGAGGATATTGCCCTAGTTCCACCGCTCGATGAAAACTTGAATATGGCCAATCTTTCACTTGAGTAACCAGACCATGCTTGAATGGATTGATATGCACATAATCTATATGACGCTGATAATCCTGTTCATCTCTGATGCAATGTTCCCAAAAGCGTTTCTGCCATATGCCCCTTTCGCCTCTCTTGAGATTTGAAGATGACAGACTTTCTGTTTTAGGTAATGCTTTCGAAAAACGCTTTTTAATTTCCTGCCAACGGATTGAATAATTTGCATCGCCTCTTGGTAGCGTCCAAACTGCATGTAAATGATCTGGCAATACCACCCAAGCATCAATAACAAATGGCCTTGCACTCTTTACAAAGCGTACAACCTCGCGTAATTCTTCAATGTGCTCTACTAATAAAGACGTCCCTCTATTGTGCAGATTTACCGTAAAAAAATACGTTCCACCCTCCACATAACATCTTCGATATTGCATATAACCTCCTTGTTTAAAAATTAATGACTCGAAACCATTCAACGATCCCAAACGCCCCATGTTGGAAGGCGCTGCGCTTTTCCAACCTACGAAATCGTGTGTAAAACGTAGTTCGGATAAGGAGTTTGCGAGACAATCCGACATTTAACCCAAACCCAATCACCCAAATACACCATGTTGGAAGGTGCTGCGCTTTTCCAACCTACAACACCCGTCCCACGATGACCTAACTATGTAGGTCGGATAAGGAGCTTGCGACGCCATCCGACATTTAACCCACACCCGATCAACCAAATACCCCATGTTGGAAGGCGCTGCGCTTTTCCAACCTACAACACCCGTCCCACGATGACCTAACTATGTAGGTCGGATAAGGAGCTTGCGACGCCATCCGACATTTAACCCACACCCGATCACCCTAATATCCCATGTTGGAAGGCGCTGCGCTTTTCCAACCTACAACACCCGTCCCACGATGACCTAACTATGTAGGTCGGATAAGGAGCTTGCGACGCCATCCGACATTTAACCCACACCCGATCAACCAAATACCCCATGTTGGAAGGCGCTGCGCTTTTCCAACCTACAACACCCGTCCCACGATGACCTAACTATGTAGGTCGGATAAGGAGCTTGCGACGCCATCCGACATTTAACCCACACCCGATCAACCAAATACCCCATGTTGGAAGGCGCTGCGCTTTTCCAACCTACAACACCCGTCCCACGATGACCTAACTATGTAGGTCGGATAAGGAGCTTGCGACGCCATCCGACATTTAACCCACACCCGATCAACCAAATACCCCATGTTGGAAGGCGCTGCGCTTTTCCAACCTACAACACCCGTCCCACGATGACCTAACTATGTAGGTCGGATAAGGAGCTTGCGACGCCATCCGACATTTAACCCACACCCGATCACCCAAATACCCCATGTTGGAAGACGCTATGTTCAAGATGTGTACTAGCAAAAGAGAACGACTAAATGGAATTCACTATGGTCTAAGCCTCGTACAACTCTAATGGCAAATCGTCTGGGTCACTGAAAAAGGTGTATTTTTTGCCCGTATATTCGTCTATGCGAACAGGTTCGGTGGTCACCCCATGCTCTGCTAGATACGCCACGGTGTCTTCTACCGACGAGACATAAAACGCCAAATGCCTAAGGCCCTGAGCTTCTGGGTAACTTGGGCGTTTTGGTCGATCAGGAAAGGAAAAGAGCTCGATTTGGTTACCATTCGGCAGTTTTAAATCAAGCTTGTAAGAGTCACGGGCTTCACGATAATTTTCAGCAATGATCTCAAGCCCTAAGATAGACACATAGAAATGCTTCGAAACCGCGTAGTTCGAGCAAATAATAGCGACGTGATGGATACCCTTTATCATGAATGCACTCTCGTAATTTTACGTGTTGCCATTACATCAAGATTCGATAATCTGCGATCAACTGACTCACTAAATCGCCGTCTTTATCCCGAGCCTCAATCCGCACTATACTCTTGTAATGCCCACTTGGACGCTGATTCGGTTCTTCCTCAAACCGCGCTTGGACAGTCACTTCACTTTGCGCGGCTTTCGGGTAACTCACATTGCCTTCTTTTATGGCAACTTTATCACCCAGCCCATGTATTTCAGCCCAACGCCCCACCAGATACCAACCTGCTATCACCAATGCCGAATACTGGCTGCCAGCAAATACCGTGTTTTTGTCGTTTTGATTACCTTCAAATGGAAGCGAAAAAATCGCTTCGGCGTCACTGCAAGAGACAAGCTTAATACCGAGCTTATCAAGAGGTGGAATCGCATCTAGGTTCATTCTATTTTCCTACCTGTTTGTTCCTATTTAGCATTATCCGCACTATGCTGAAGATCGCCGGAAGACACTGGCGATTTAACGACATCGACAAGGTCCGCGCCCATTTTGACATAGAGTATGTCCCCTTTAAAAAATGGCTCGCCCATGACATCAAAGCCAAATTTTTGATAAAAGCCGGCAACAGAATCACGCGCATCAAACCACATGTCCTTTATTTCTAATGAATTCAGTTCATTCAAAATATGCGTGAGTATTGCGCTGCCAATCCCCTTGCCTTGATGTTCATCCAGCGTTGCAAACTTTCTCAACCGTGCAGTCTTGTCCGTGATAAAAATAGAGGCAACGCACACTAGTTTACCGTGAATAAAGGCCCCATAGTGAAAAGCATGGTCATCACCTTCAACATGGCAAAACTCTGGTGTTTTATCTGGCCAAAGTACTTGGTGTCGAATTGAAATGGTGTCTTGCCACGGGACTTTTTTAATTTCCATTGAGTTAGCCAGTCATCTAATTAAAAGATCATTTAAAATACGCTTTTGTGTTTGCGTGTACAAATTCACTTGCCATTAAATCCTTCTCTGTCATCCATTTCATTTCTGAGTGCTGAGTATCGAAGCTGACTTGTTTCGAAGGGTTCATTTTTACTCTGTAGCCCAACGCAACGTAGTGAGTATTTATACCTTCCACGGCGTTAAAATTATCTTCATAGATATGATCAAATGCACCAATCATTTGAGCATCCTGAATGGCGATATCAAAACCCAGTTAGGTACTTGAAATTCGTTGCATTGCGGTTTGTAGGGGCTCGTTTTTGCGAATGCGCCCCCCCAGGCACAAACCAGTAGCCTTCTGCGGGTTTATTGACACGTTTCCCCACTAAAAACAGGCCATCAGACCGTTCCAAAATAATGTCAATCGACACCAGAGGTGTACTGTCTATGATGTTTAAAAACGCGTCGTTATTCATGAGGTTATACTGCAATTAACAATGGTCTTTGCATTATACTCCGTTCGGAACATGATACTAACTGAGAGAAATGATTGAGGTAGCATGCACAATATAAACATCCTATTTTGCGTCTGCTTATTGCTGCATCGATGGTCGGCATCTATCCATTAAGTAAACGAAGACTAAACGAAGACTAAACAAGGAATAGCAAGACGAAAAAGAGACCGCCAGCGGTGGATCAGAGCTGGCAGTCTCTTACAGATTAACTCGCTAGCGGTGCGACTTTCAGAAGAGCATCGTACAGCAGTCTCTTATCTGATTCAGTGACATAACCAATGTTGACGTCTGTACTAAATTCTTCAAAACTGACGTCTCGAAACGAACTATGTTCCTCTAAGTACTTAGACATACCTAGAATAATTTCGTCGCCTAGGTGAATTAATGCAGGTCGCACTTCTTTGACCAAATCTTTGGGTTGTTGCTCCGAGGGCGTCGATAGCAGATCCGCACGTACACGGTATTGAATCGCTTTCGCGACAGAGATCTGCGCTCTGAAAAACGCCTCGATCGACTCAGGATCTAAACCGCTTTCTTTCGCGGACATTTTAGATTCATCGACAACAAGTTTCTCGCGCGCGACATCCTCAATAGGCACATGCTTTTGTGCTTTATACAAAGCAACGTCTTCCATGTAGCTCAAACGCTCGCTGATCGAATGAATCAGTTCGCTCGATACATCGTCCGCCCATGCAGAGATTGAAGCGAAAGCCATTAGCATTAACAGTATTTTTTTCATAAATCTTCCTTAACTTTTTTCATTTGATTAAAAGGCCTACTGGCCAGAGTACTGTTTCGAAACCGCAATTTATCTTCGTCGAATTCAACACATTACTCCAGCTACGGCATTACGTATTCTGAGAAAATTCGCCTTTCATTCAAGCTTTTTAACAGTTGATATAAAGTGTGAAGACCTGCGACACAGAGTGCACGTTTAACAGAAACGCGGAGGGAATAATGACGCAAAAAGCGCCATTATACTTTTAGAGGCATGGCCATTTGATCGAGCGGGCTATCAATATGACTGACGTAAATTAAATAGTCCGGGGAGTAAGAGTGACTCGAAATAGCATCACAAACCCGTTGGATACTAGCAGAATCTAGCCCGTCAAACGGTTCATCGAGTAACATTAGCGGCGCTTTTCTAAGCAGTACGCGGCCCAAGGCAATTCGACGCGCTTGCCCACCAGACACATCTCGTCCTTGTGCACCGAGCAGCGTATCCAGGCCATTTGGAAGACTCTCTAGCCATTCTCCCAACCCTAGAACCCGTAGCACATTGACCAGTTCTTGATCTGTTGCACTGGGTGCGCCTAATCGAAGATTAGAAGCCAGACTTTGCTGGAAGATAATGGGGTTTTGTGGGAGGTAAGCAACCTGCTTGTACCAATGAGCGTTTGAGGTGATACTCGCTTCTCTTTCGTCCAAATTTCTATCGCCTAAGTAAACATATCCACTAAAAGGCAAATCGCCCGCAAGCGTCGCCAGTAGGGTCGACTTCCCTGCGCCACTTTTACCGACAACTCGAAGACTTTCACCTAATGAAACATCACCGTTTATTCCCATCAGAGAGGTCTTCTGTTGTATATCTTGTCGGTAACCACCCACAAGGTCTTCAAACCGAATCGTCACTCCCAACTTACAAGCGGGAGCCTCTTCATTAACTCCTTGCTCTGCAATTTGATTTAACCGTCTAAGCCCAACCTTAGACTGTCCCTGTGCAATAAAGGCAATGGATAGAGGCTGAATTAGTTCATTTACCGCCAGCATAACCAGTAATAATGCAACGAGCCAAGTCGCCTGAATACCTTGGTCAAGAACCAGTACCCCATCTGTATAACTGAGTACTTGTCGTAACGTCACCGCGATCAAGGCGAAGGTTGTAATCTGAGTAAGGTACTTCGCTGCACTGCTGGTTCTTTGAATACGCGCTTGCTCTTCTTTTTGACGGTTATCGAGGGTTTGTAATTTGCGCGCATACCCAGTCCAACTCCCTCGAATCGTGAGCGTAATTAAAGCGCCAAACACACTCATAAAACGTGCTCGCCTATGCGTTGATAAGGCCTGCATTTTAAAGACTGATACGCAACACAAGCGATGTGCTAGCCACGGCAACAAAACAAGTTGTATCGCCGAGAACACCACAACCCAAGGCCATAATGTGGGCACAATGAAAGCACTCAAAACCACCAAAGACAAACACCCTAGACTGGCGTATAACCAAGGCATCACGACGGCAAGAGGCCATTTTATGATCTGATCAAGGTCGCCAATTAGCCTTTGCAAAAGATCGCCTTTCGTTTGTTTATTCAGCTCGATAAACGGCAAGTTCTTGCGCTGATCCCAAACCCATAGACGCAAAGTGCGAAGTAAACCTAACAGGTGATCATGAGAGAACACTTGCTCCCCGTAACGACCTGCGGTTCGTAAGATGGCCATCAGACGCACCAGCGCACCGGGCGTCAGGAAGTCAAACGTCAGGGCTGTCCCGACGACCGCCGCCAGACCCGCTGCGGATAAAAACCAACCTGAAATCCCTAACAAAGCAACCGCTGCCAAGCTTGCGATCGCACCAATCGAAGCGGCGACAATTAAGCCAAATGGGTTCTGTAAGAGTAACGATTTAAACGTAAGAACGTTTGATTTGCGCTTTGGCATGTACACCCTCCTTTGTTAAGGTCCAAAATGTATCGGCCCAAAAAACCGGATGCGTGTCGTGGCTGATAATCAGCATTGTTTTACCATGAGACACATCGTCTATGGTGTTAAGTACTTGCTCGGCCGTTTCTTCATCAAGGCCAGAGCAAGGTTCGTCGAGCAGCCAAATATCGGCTTGCGTCAACAGAGCGCGGGCAATCGATAAACGCTGCATTTGCCCACCAGAAAGCCCCGTGCCCGCTTCGGAAATAGAAGAGTCCAGTCCAAACTCCAATTGTTGAACAAAGTCCCAACATTTCGCCTGTACCAACGCATTTCTTAAGGCGCTTTCAGTACAACGACCAATCCCTAATTCTAAATTTTGACGAATAGTGCCTTGAACCCATTCAGGCTTTTGAGGAATCCAAGCCAAGCGCTGGCGCCAATGCGTTAAATCAGACGATTTCAACTCGTCACCCTCGACGTTAACGCTGCCTTCATAGTGTTGCTCGAAGCCAAGCAGAATCGTCATCAAACTGGATTTTCCAATGCCGGATTCACCTTTAAGCCAAACCCGCTCGCCTTCTCGAATCGATGCCGTAAAGGCATTCAAACGCTGCCTTCCCGCTTGTTGCCAACCTAGGTGTCTCATGACAATCAACGCGCCTGTTTCAAATTCAGGATGCATCACCTGCTCGCTCAAATCGCCCTTGCGCTCATTGTCGTTGTCTTGTGTCTGAGTTTCCGCGGTAACACGATAGATATCGATCAAATCCACTGCCGCTGCTTCGGCTTTTTGTTTCGCATGGTAATCATTACCCAGTTGACGCAGTGGCAAGTAAAATTCAGGAGCAAGCAGCAATAAAAAGAATGCCTCGCTCAAGGTAACGGGCGCGCTGCCTACTGACCAAGGTAGTTGCTCTAACAACCCTAACCCTAAATACAAGGCAACCATCGCAATCGATACGGAAGCAAATAATTCCAATGTACCCGTCGATAGGAACGCGAGCCTTAAAACACTCATTGTCGATTTTTGATACCGCTCGGCGCTGTCAGAGAGTCGGTCACGAGCGGTTGTCGTTTGTCCCAAGCGATTCAGCTCAGCTAAACCTTGGTTTAAATCACTAAACTGATTTGAAAGCAGTGACAACACTTTAAACTGTCGTCTATTGGCTTGCGCCGCTTTGTGTCCAACCAGAATCATAAAGAAAATAACCAACGGCGCGGTTAACATAAAAATGCCAAACGCAATCCAAGAAACCCAAACCACGCTCGCTAGAATGGCGCAGGGGATCACGGTCACCAGAAAAACCTGAGGTTTGTAGCGCGTAAAGAAATCGTCTAAGGCATCAATCTGCTCATAGACACGTGTCGATAATGCCGCGTCTTCTTCTATCTGATGTCTTTTCGGGCCGAGTTTTGCAAGATGAGAGATGGTCTTCTGGCGTAATGAAAAGCGAATATTTCGGCTCGCGGAGGCACTTAACAGTTCGCGTATATATTGTGAAGACACTCTTGATAAGAAGCCAATGCCCGCAACAATCAGCATTTGTATATCGACTGAGGCATTCAATACCAAATCGGCAAACACAACAGCCAATCCGAGTGATTGCAGAACAATGCCAGCGGCAATGATCACCCCTAAGCAGTTCACCCATCGATAGGTTTTAGACTGCGATTGAGCAAGGTCTTTTAGAAACAAACGCTCTGGAGTGACCACACGTCCAGAGCGTTTGTCGGCCTTGTTGCTGTTTTTAACATTGGCCTTTTTCATAGCTTAGTCCTGTGGCTCGCCTTCGTAGCCTTTGAAATCAAGCCATACCGCATTAATGATGCCGAATGAACAAGCCAATAATACCCCTAGAACCCATGCAAAATACCACATAATCTATCTCTCTTAATTTGGGTGATAGAGTAGAGAACATTGCTCTCCACTCCCTATCGTCACGTAACAACGTTGCCGACACATTTACTATAGTCCTGTGCCGCTTATTGACCTCCAAACTGATGAGTCTTAGCCAGTTTGAAGGTCCGTATAATCAACGCACTCAGTACAAAGAATGGTTGTTTTTAGCGATGTGCTCTTTTGTTAAGCGACCAAACATAACGATGTAACTCCACAGTGTGTATGCCAAGACAATCGGTACGAAGATACAAGCCACAACAAACATAATCATCATGGTTGTTTCACTTGATGTCGCATCCCACATTGTCAAACTCATACTTGGGAAGCTAGAAGAAGGCATTAAGAACGGGAACATAGAGCCACCCGCCGTCACGATAATGCCAGCGATGCCCAGAGAAGAGAATAAGAATGCACTTCCGCCCTTCCCTGCTTTTGCAGACACTGCCGCGATCAACATACCAGCGATCCCTAGAATAGGAGCCAACATTAAAGCAGGCACTTTTTCATAGTTAGCAAGCCACGCGCCTTCTTGTACTTCCGCTGTTTTCATTAACGGCGTCATCGCTGCATTGCCGTCAACAGCACTGGTCAAGACGTAACCATCAATTCCCATCGCTAACCAGACACCGGCAAGAACAAACAACAGAGCGGCCAATACACCAGAGATCAAGGTTCCGAACGCGACGCGATTGTGTAAGCTGCCTTCGGTTTTCATCAGCAACCATGCACCACCTTGCGTCATGATCATAAGTAAGCTAACTAAGCCACATAAAATCGCGAACGGATTTAATAAACCAAAGAATGACCCTGTGTACGTCACGTGCATAAACTTATCAAACTCAAACGGTACACCTTGTAAAAGGTTTCCGAACGCGACACCAAAGATGATTGGTGGTACAGCAGAGCCGAAGCCGATTCCCCAGTCCCATGCACTACGCCATGTTTTGTCTTCCAGTTTAGAACGATAGTCAAAACCGATAGGACGGAAGAACAAAGCCGCCAATGTCAAAATCATCGCGAAGTAGAAGCCTGAGAAAGACGTCGCATAGACCATAGGCCATGCCGCAAATAGTGCGCCACCAGCGGTGATTAACCATACTTGGTTTCCATCCCAGTGCGGCGCAATTGAGTTGATCATGATACGGCGTTCGCTGTCTTCCTTGGTCAAGATATTCAACCAAGAGCCAACCCCCATATCAAAGCCGTCGGTAACGGCGAAACCGATTAGCAAGACACCCACCAGCACCCACCAAATGACTTTTAGAATTTCGTAATCCATCTTCTTATACCCCTTGTGCTTTTAGTTGCTCAGTCTCTTTTTCAAGCGCATAGCGACCAGTATGCAAGCTGGATGGCCCCTGCTTCGCAAAGCGAATCATTAGGTACATTTCAGCGATTAAGAAGACGGTATACAGCAAGGTCATAAGCCCCATAGATAACCAAATCTCACCGGCAGTTAGATTGGAAGCGGCGACATTGACCGGTAATACCTCACCAATAGCCCAAGGCTGACGACCATATTCCGCGACAAACCAACCTGTCTCACAGGCGATCCAAGGCATAGGCAAGGTGAACAAACACACTTTTAAGAAGAAAGAGTTAGTACCAATCTTGCGGCGCGCATTTTGGTAGAAAGCAATGGCAAAGACGAGCAACATAAAGAAGCCACACGCAACCATGATACGGAAAGAGAAGAACAAAGGCGCGACATGTGGAATAGAGTAATCCACGGCCATATCGATCTGCTCAGAGGTCACGTTGTTCATATCTTCTGAAAAGGCAGTCACCAACAGACCGTAACCAAGATCGTCTTTTACCTTATCAAAGTTTTCTTTCACTAGCGGATCTTGAGAACCATCACGTAGCTCTTCAAGCAACTGGTTGGCGTAAATACCATTGATAATACGCTGGCGATTGTGCTCTTTAAGCTCTTTGATCCCCATGACTTCTTCATCAAGAGAGCGAGTTGCGATCAACCCCATTAAGCCAGGTATACGCAGCGCAAACTCCGTTTCTTCCAGTTCTTGATTAGGAAAGCCGATCACAGTAAAAGGCGCTGGCGCTTCGTGGGTTTCCCACTCGGCTTCGACTGCTGCCAATTTTACTCGTTGAACTTCGCCTAACTCATAGCCAGATTCGTCACCCAAGATGATAACGCTTAGGCACGCAGCTAAACCGAAAGCAGAGGCAATGGCAAAAGAACGGCGTGCAAAGGCAAGATCACGATTTTTAAGTAGGTAGTAGCTAGAAATAGCTAATACGAATACCGCACCGGTTACATAACCCGCTGACACAGTGTGTACAAATTTCACCTGAGCCACTGGGTTGAATAACAAAGCACCGAAATCGACCAATTCCATTCGCATGGTTTCATAGTTGAACTCAGAACCGACCGGGTTTTGCATCCAGCCGTTCGCGATCAAAATCCAAAGCGCGGATAAATTAGAGCCTAACGCAACACCCCAAGTGACTAGTAAGTGTTTTACTTTGCTAAGTCTATCCCAACCGAAGAAGAACAAACCGACTAGCGTCGATTCTAAGAAAAACGCCATTAGGCCTTCGATTGCCAAAGGAGCACCAAAGATGTCTCCTACGTAGTGTGAGTAGTACGACCAGTTTGTTCCGAATTGAAATTCCATCGTCAAACCGGTTGTTACACCCAGTGCGAAGTTAATACCAAACAACTTGCCCCAAAATTTAACCATGTCTTTATAAACTTGCTTGCCTGTAATGACATATACAGACTCCATAATCGCAAGAAGAAAAGACATGCCCAAGGTCAGAGGTACAAACAAAAAGTGGTACATGGCCGTTAGAGCGAACTGTAACCTTGACAGATCTACGACTGCTTCGTTAATCATGATCTCAACCCATGTTATACGTAAATGAAAGGCGTTTTTTATCAGGCATTTAGTGAAACCAAATATTGGTTTGCTGTATGCTCTTGTTGTTCAACCGCCACACTATTAAGCCTCGTCCATCGAGACCTAATATAAGTACGCATTATGGGTAAGGGTGCAGAAAAGAGTATTGCGTTAGATCAAGAAACTCGGCCTAGACTAGGCTCAGCAACCAAGATGATCGACATTTTATGATCTAGATCATGTTTTTGGCAGGCATTCAAAATTGAA encodes:
- a CDS encoding REP-associated tyrosine transposase, translating into MQYRRCYVEGGTYFFTVNLHNRGTSLLVEHIEELREVVRFVKSARPFVIDAWVVLPDHLHAVWTLPRGDANYSIRWQEIKKRFSKALPKTESLSSSNLKRGERGIWQKRFWEHCIRDEQDYQRHIDYVHINPFKHGLVTQVKDWPYSSFHRAVELGQYPQNWCGV
- the gloA2 gene encoding SMU1112c/YaeR family gloxylase I-like metalloprotein — protein: MIKGIHHVAIICSNYAVSKHFYVSILGLEIIAENYREARDSYKLDLKLPNGNQIELFSFPDRPKRPSYPEAQGLRHLAFYVSSVEDTVAYLAEHGVTTEPVRIDEYTGKKYTFFSDPDDLPLELYEA
- a CDS encoding YiiD C-terminal domain-containing protein; its protein translation is MNLDAIPPLDKLGIKLVSCSDAEAIFSLPFEGNQNDKNTVFAGSQYSALVIAGWYLVGRWAEIHGLGDKVAIKEGNVSYPKAAQSEVTVQARFEEEPNQRPSGHYKSIVRIEARDKDGDLVSQLIADYRILM
- a CDS encoding GNAT family N-acetyltransferase, producing MEIKKVPWQDTISIRHQVLWPDKTPEFCHVEGDDHAFHYGAFIHGKLVCVASIFITDKTARLRKFATLDEHQGKGIGSAILTHILNELNSLEIKDMWFDARDSVAGFYQKFGFDVMGEPFFKGDILYVKMGADLVDVVKSPVSSGDLQHSADNAK
- a CDS encoding NUDIX hydrolase — translated: MIGAFDHIYEDNFNAVEGINTHYVALGYRVKMNPSKQVSFDTQHSEMKWMTEKDLMASEFVHANTKAYFK
- a CDS encoding NUDIX hydrolase; the protein is MNNDAFLNIIDSTPLVSIDIILERSDGLFLVGKRVNKPAEGYWFVPGGAHSQKRAPTNRNATNFKYLTGF
- the aroQ gene encoding gamma subclass chorismate mutase AroQ — translated: MKKILLMLMAFASISAWADDVSSELIHSISERLSYMEDVALYKAQKHVPIEDVAREKLVVDESKMSAKESGLDPESIEAFFRAQISVAKAIQYRVRADLLSTPSEQQPKDLVKEVRPALIHLGDEIILGMSKYLEEHSSFRDVSFEEFSTDVNIGYVTESDKRLLYDALLKVAPLAS
- a CDS encoding amino acid ABC transporter ATP-binding/permease protein, which encodes MPKRKSNVLTFKSLLLQNPFGLIVAASIGAIASLAAVALLGISGWFLSAAGLAAVVGTALTFDFLTPGALVRLMAILRTAGRYGEQVFSHDHLLGLLRTLRLWVWDQRKNLPFIELNKQTKGDLLQRLIGDLDQIIKWPLAVVMPWLYASLGCLSLVVLSAFIVPTLWPWVVVFSAIQLVLLPWLAHRLCCVSVFKMQALSTHRRARFMSVFGALITLTIRGSWTGYARKLQTLDNRQKEEQARIQRTSSAAKYLTQITTFALIAVTLRQVLSYTDGVLVLDQGIQATWLVALLLVMLAVNELIQPLSIAFIAQGQSKVGLRRLNQIAEQGVNEEAPACKLGVTIRFEDLVGGYRQDIQQKTSLMGINGDVSLGESLRVVGKSGAGKSTLLATLAGDLPFSGYVYLGDRNLDEREASITSNAHWYKQVAYLPQNPIIFQQSLASNLRLGAPSATDQELVNVLRVLGLGEWLESLPNGLDTLLGAQGRDVSGGQARRIALGRVLLRKAPLMLLDEPFDGLDSASIQRVCDAISSHSYSPDYLIYVSHIDSPLDQMAMPLKV
- the cydD gene encoding thiol reductant ABC exporter subunit CydD; protein product: MKKANVKNSNKADKRSGRVVTPERLFLKDLAQSQSKTYRWVNCLGVIIAAGIVLQSLGLAVVFADLVLNASVDIQMLIVAGIGFLSRVSSQYIRELLSASASRNIRFSLRQKTISHLAKLGPKRHQIEEDAALSTRVYEQIDALDDFFTRYKPQVFLVTVIPCAILASVVWVSWIAFGIFMLTAPLVIFFMILVGHKAAQANRRQFKVLSLLSNQFSDLNQGLAELNRLGQTTTARDRLSDSAERYQKSTMSVLRLAFLSTGTLELFASVSIAMVALYLGLGLLEQLPWSVGSAPVTLSEAFFLLLLAPEFYLPLRQLGNDYHAKQKAEAAAVDLIDIYRVTAETQTQDNDNERKGDLSEQVMHPEFETGALIVMRHLGWQQAGRQRLNAFTASIREGERVWLKGESGIGKSSLMTILLGFEQHYEGSVNVEGDELKSSDLTHWRQRLAWIPQKPEWVQGTIRQNLELGIGRCTESALRNALVQAKCWDFVQQLEFGLDSSISEAGTGLSGGQMQRLSIARALLTQADIWLLDEPCSGLDEETAEQVLNTIDDVSHGKTMLIISHDTHPVFWADTFWTLTKEGVHAKAQIKRSYV
- the cydX gene encoding cytochrome bd-I oxidase subunit CydX, translated to MWYFAWVLGVLLACSFGIINAVWLDFKGYEGEPQD
- the cydB gene encoding cytochrome d ubiquinol oxidase subunit II produces the protein MDYEILKVIWWVLVGVLLIGFAVTDGFDMGVGSWLNILTKEDSERRIMINSIAPHWDGNQVWLITAGGALFAAWPMVYATSFSGFYFAMILTLAALFFRPIGFDYRSKLEDKTWRSAWDWGIGFGSAVPPIIFGVAFGNLLQGVPFEFDKFMHVTYTGSFFGLLNPFAILCGLVSLLMIMTQGGAWLLMKTEGSLHNRVAFGTLISGVLAALLFVLAGVWLAMGIDGYVLTSAVDGNAAMTPLMKTAEVQEGAWLANYEKVPALMLAPILGIAGMLIAAVSAKAGKGGSAFLFSSLGIAGIIVTAGGSMFPFLMPSSSFPSMSLTMWDATSSETTMMIMFVVACIFVPIVLAYTLWSYIVMFGRLTKEHIAKNNHSLY
- a CDS encoding cytochrome ubiquinol oxidase subunit I, whose amino-acid sequence is MINEAVVDLSRLQFALTAMYHFLFVPLTLGMSFLLAIMESVYVITGKQVYKDMVKFWGKLFGINFALGVTTGLTMEFQFGTNWSYYSHYVGDIFGAPLAIEGLMAFFLESTLVGLFFFGWDRLSKVKHLLVTWGVALGSNLSALWILIANGWMQNPVGSEFNYETMRMELVDFGALLFNPVAQVKFVHTVSAGYVTGAVFVLAISSYYLLKNRDLAFARRSFAIASAFGLAACLSVIILGDESGYELGEVQRVKLAAVEAEWETHEAPAPFTVIGFPNQELEETEFALRIPGLMGLIATRSLDEEVMGIKELKEHNRQRIINGIYANQLLEELRDGSQDPLVKENFDKVKDDLGYGLLVTAFSEDMNNVTSEQIDMAVDYSIPHVAPLFFSFRIMVACGFFMLLVFAIAFYQNARRKIGTNSFFLKVCLFTLPMPWIACETGWFVAEYGRQPWAIGEVLPVNVAASNLTAGEIWLSMGLMTLLYTVFLIAEMYLMIRFAKQGPSSLHTGRYALEKETEQLKAQGV